Proteins co-encoded in one Ruegeria pomeroyi DSS-3 genomic window:
- a CDS encoding PaaI family thioesterase, producing MRASGCQQMVGFRIDLSHADGHARCHLDIGAQHLNSQDVLHGGIIAMVMDVACGNAASAYFDRQEHPPVVTVSLNTNYLAAVDRGRVTGIGRVTGGGRKLAYVNGELLHEDGTLIATATGVFKRHRLVR from the coding sequence GTGCGCGCCTCGGGCTGTCAGCAGATGGTCGGGTTCCGCATCGACCTGAGCCATGCGGACGGGCACGCGCGCTGTCACCTCGATATCGGGGCGCAGCATCTGAACTCGCAGGATGTGCTGCATGGCGGCATCATCGCGATGGTGATGGATGTGGCCTGCGGCAACGCTGCCTCGGCCTATTTCGACCGGCAGGAACATCCGCCCGTCGTGACAGTGTCGCTCAACACCAACTATCTGGCGGCGGTGGACCGGGGCCGGGTGACGGGGATCGGGCGTGTCACCGGCGGTGGGCGCAAGCTGGCCTATGTGAACGGAGAGTTGCTGCATGAGGACGGAACCTTGATCGCCACCGCCACCGGGGTTTTCAAGCGTCACCGGCTGGTGCGCTGA
- a CDS encoding oxepin-CoA hydrolase, alternative type — protein sequence MLARVDDRGDRLVVVNMNGARRGALSPDLYAAIAEAMEQAADPRIRAVILSSEGGFFCAGGDLNVLIERRQLSEAERREKVDLLHDLIRAIRACPVPVIAAVEGGAAGAGASLALACDLLVAAEDAKFTAAYVKAGLVPDAGLTSALARMLPRQLAMEMCLLARPVTAARMADLGVVNVLATPGEAETQAHALADALAQGPRGAQGVIRRLVAEAYEASEAQQLDAERDAMARAAGGDEAAEGIAAFLDKRKPRF from the coding sequence ATGCTGGCCCGCGTGGATGACCGGGGCGACCGGCTGGTTGTGGTCAACATGAACGGCGCCCGGCGCGGCGCGCTGTCGCCCGATCTCTATGCCGCGATTGCCGAGGCAATGGAACAGGCGGCGGACCCGCGCATTCGCGCGGTGATCCTGTCGTCCGAAGGCGGGTTCTTCTGCGCGGGCGGCGATCTGAACGTGCTGATCGAACGGCGCCAGCTGAGCGAGGCAGAACGGCGCGAAAAGGTCGATCTGTTGCACGACCTGATCCGTGCCATCCGCGCCTGTCCGGTACCGGTGATTGCGGCGGTGGAAGGGGGCGCAGCCGGGGCAGGGGCCTCGCTGGCGCTGGCCTGCGACCTGCTGGTGGCGGCCGAGGATGCGAAATTCACCGCCGCTTATGTCAAGGCGGGGCTGGTGCCCGATGCCGGGCTGACCTCGGCCTTGGCGCGGATGCTGCCCCGGCAACTGGCGATGGAGATGTGCCTGCTGGCCCGCCCGGTCACTGCGGCACGCATGGCCGATCTGGGGGTTGTCAATGTGCTCGCCACGCCGGGCGAGGCAGAGACGCAGGCCCATGCGCTGGCCGATGCGCTGGCGCAGGGGCCGCGCGGCGCGCAAGGCGTGATCCGGCGGCTGGTGGCCGAGGCTTATGAGGCGAGCGAGGCGCAGCAACTGGATGCCGAACGCGACGCCATGGCCCGCGCGGCGGGCGGGGACGAGGCCGCCGAAGGCATCGCGGCCTTTTTGGACAAGCGCAAACCCCGGTTCTGA
- a CDS encoding class I adenylate-forming enzyme family protein, with product MEKWHDYPGAQIASRPDAPAFSDSGGADWSYGDLDRAISALVDVLSAKGVHANDRVMILAENCCAVVAALFAASRLGACAVPINARQTGPEVNKIIAHTEPAAILCASDISADAAAHAPRLDAQLVEGAFGRMHLATPHPSKPDPVLSDVAVMLFTTGTTGTPKGVMLTHGNLLFGGRSSAELRGMTTDDVIYGVLPVTHVFGLASVVTAATCIGAPVRLDARFTAARSYAALTSGVTLFSAVPQMHALLMQHAREQGYDHLPGGTLRYTSSGAAPLDPAWKRKAEAFYGVALQNGYGLTETTAGVSATRNPIGLPDISVGRPLPQVEVRLDEAVIGGGDGVGEVLTRGPHVMKGYYRNPQATEAALHDGWFRTGDLGRHDAEGNLHIAGRCKELIIHGGFNVYPPEVEAALNDHPQVIQSAVVGRMIEGDEKVVAFVQVAPADAPDPDELRAFAAARLAGYKRPSQIVLATALPAAPTGKILKHKLLDHFADQLD from the coding sequence ATGGAGAAATGGCACGACTACCCCGGCGCACAGATCGCCAGCCGCCCCGATGCGCCCGCGTTTTCCGACAGTGGCGGCGCGGACTGGAGCTATGGCGATCTGGACCGCGCCATTTCGGCGCTGGTGGACGTGCTCTCGGCAAAGGGCGTGCACGCCAACGACCGGGTGATGATCCTGGCCGAGAATTGCTGTGCGGTGGTGGCCGCGCTCTTTGCCGCTTCGCGGCTGGGTGCCTGCGCGGTACCGATCAACGCGCGCCAGACCGGGCCCGAGGTGAACAAGATCATCGCCCATACCGAACCCGCCGCGATCCTTTGCGCCTCGGACATTTCGGCGGATGCCGCCGCCCATGCCCCGCGTCTGGACGCGCAGCTGGTCGAGGGCGCCTTTGGCCGGATGCATCTGGCGACACCCCACCCCAGCAAGCCCGATCCGGTGCTGAGCGATGTGGCGGTGATGCTGTTCACCACCGGCACCACCGGCACGCCCAAGGGGGTGATGCTGACCCATGGCAATCTGCTGTTTGGCGGGCGCAGCTCGGCAGAGCTGCGCGGCATGACAACGGATGACGTGATTTATGGCGTGCTGCCGGTGACCCATGTGTTTGGCCTCGCCTCGGTGGTGACGGCGGCCACCTGTATCGGTGCTCCGGTACGGCTCGATGCGCGGTTCACCGCTGCGCGCAGCTACGCGGCGCTGACCTCGGGGGTGACGCTGTTTTCCGCCGTGCCGCAGATGCATGCGCTGTTGATGCAACATGCGCGTGAACAGGGGTATGACCACCTGCCGGGTGGCACGCTGCGCTATACCTCCTCGGGCGCGGCCCCGCTCGACCCCGCATGGAAGCGCAAGGCCGAGGCGTTTTATGGCGTTGCCCTGCAAAACGGGTATGGCCTGACCGAGACCACCGCCGGTGTCTCGGCCACGCGCAATCCGATCGGTCTGCCGGATATCTCGGTCGGCCGCCCCCTGCCGCAGGTCGAGGTACGGCTGGACGAGGCGGTCATCGGCGGCGGCGATGGCGTGGGCGAGGTGCTCACCCGCGGCCCCCATGTGATGAAGGGCTATTACCGCAACCCGCAGGCGACCGAGGCCGCGCTGCACGACGGCTGGTTCCGCACCGGCGATCTGGGCCGCCATGATGCCGAGGGCAACCTGCATATCGCCGGGCGCTGCAAGGAGCTGATCATTCACGGAGGTTTCAACGTCTACCCGCCCGAGGTCGAGGCCGCGCTGAACGATCACCCGCAGGTGATCCAGTCGGCGGTGGTCGGGCGCATGATAGAGGGTGACGAAAAGGTGGTCGCCTTTGTTCAGGTCGCGCCCGCAGATGCGCCCGACCCTGACGAGCTGCGAGCTTTCGCCGCCGCGCGCCTTGCCGGTTACAAGCGCCCCAGCCAGATCGTGCTTGCCACGGCGCTGCCCGCCGCGCCCACCGGCAAGATCCTCAAACACAAGCTGCTCGACCATTTCGCCGATCAACTCGATTGA
- the rpe gene encoding ribulose-phosphate 3-epimerase, which produces MSFDRKIKIAPSILSADFANFGAEIRAIEAEGADWVHVDVMDGHFVPNLTFGPMAVKAFRPYVKTVMDVHLMIAPVDPYIDAYADAGADVLTAHIEAGPHIHRTLQAIRGAGMKAGVALNPGTPAESVAHLLDLTDLICVMTVNPGFGGQKFIDMTAKIARLRQMIGDRPVHIEIDGGVDPKTAPLVAQAGADVLVAGSAVFRGGSVDNPGVYGQNIAEIRAAAEGVWA; this is translated from the coding sequence ATGAGCTTTGACCGCAAGATCAAGATCGCCCCGTCGATCCTGTCCGCCGATTTCGCCAATTTCGGCGCCGAGATCCGCGCCATCGAGGCCGAGGGCGCCGATTGGGTGCATGTGGACGTGATGGACGGCCATTTCGTGCCGAACCTGACCTTTGGCCCGATGGCGGTGAAGGCGTTCCGCCCGTATGTAAAGACGGTGATGGACGTGCATCTGATGATCGCGCCGGTCGATCCCTATATCGACGCCTATGCCGACGCGGGCGCCGATGTTCTGACCGCGCATATCGAGGCCGGGCCGCATATCCACCGCACCCTTCAGGCGATCCGGGGCGCAGGGATGAAGGCGGGTGTGGCGCTGAACCCAGGCACGCCTGCCGAGTCGGTGGCGCATCTGCTGGACCTGACGGATCTGATCTGCGTGATGACGGTGAACCCCGGCTTTGGCGGGCAGAAATTCATCGACATGACCGCCAAGATCGCCCGCCTGCGTCAGATGATCGGCGACCGACCGGTGCATATCGAGATCGACGGCGGCGTCGATCCGAAGACCGCGCCACTGGTGGCACAGGCCGGGGCCGATGTGCTGGTCGCGGGTTCGGCGGTGTTCCGCGGCGGCTCGGTCGACAATCCGGGCGTTTATGGCCAGAACATCGCCGAGATCCGCGCCGCCGCCGAAGGCGTCTGGGCCTGA
- the phnC gene encoding phosphonate ABC transporter ATP-binding protein, producing the protein MLRIDKLTKRFGDNIAVNAATLDVDKPCMIGIIGRSGAGKSTLLRMINRLSDATDGRILFEDRDVTRLRGAEKRAWQAQCAMIFQQFNLVPRMDVVSNVLHGTLNRRSTLATMFNLYPTEDIHRAIDILDRLGIAAHAAKRAEALSGGQQQRVAIARALMQDPAIILADEPIASLDPMNAQVVMQALRRIHEEDGRTVIANLHTLDTARRYCDRVVGMRDGRIVFDGLPEQLTTGVAREIYGADASFSEAATSTEIDTLDAALPARQRAGATA; encoded by the coding sequence GTGCTGCGGATTGACAAACTGACCAAGCGTTTCGGCGACAATATTGCGGTGAATGCCGCGACGCTGGACGTGGACAAGCCCTGCATGATCGGCATCATCGGTCGCTCGGGCGCGGGGAAATCGACGCTGTTGCGGATGATCAACCGGCTGAGCGACGCCACTGATGGCCGCATCCTGTTTGAGGATCGCGACGTGACCCGCCTGCGCGGGGCCGAGAAACGGGCCTGGCAAGCGCAATGCGCGATGATCTTTCAGCAGTTCAACCTGGTGCCGCGCATGGATGTGGTCTCGAACGTGCTGCACGGCACGCTCAACCGCCGCTCGACGCTGGCGACCATGTTCAACCTCTACCCGACCGAGGATATCCACCGCGCCATCGACATTCTCGACCGGCTCGGCATCGCGGCCCATGCGGCAAAGCGGGCCGAGGCGCTGTCGGGCGGCCAGCAACAGCGCGTCGCCATCGCCCGCGCCCTGATGCAGGACCCGGCGATCATCCTGGCCGATGAACCCATCGCCTCGCTCGACCCGATGAACGCGCAGGTGGTGATGCAGGCCCTGCGCCGCATCCACGAAGAGGACGGCCGCACCGTCATCGCCAACCTGCATACGCTCGACACCGCGCGCCGCTATTGCGACCGCGTGGTCGGCATGCGCGACGGGCGCATCGTGTTCGACGGGTTGCCCGAACAGCTCACCACCGGTGTCGCGCGCGAGATCTATGGCGCCGATGCCAGCTTTTCCGAGGCCGCGACCTCGACCGAGATCGACACGCTTGATGCGGCGCTGCCGGCGCGTCAGCGCGCCGGGGCCACGGCCTGA
- the phnD gene encoding phosphonate ABC transporter substrate-binding protein, producing MKKFVAVLAATTALATPALAQEITEFRIGILGGENAQDRLNSNECLREKAEDLLGVETKLFAPADYNGVIQGLLGGTIDMAWLGASGYAKTYLSDPEAVEPILVKVNNDGGYGYYSIGFARKDSGITSLADMKGKVFGFGDPNSTSGFLIPSIEIPQETGATMTSGDYFGEVKFTGGHEQTIVAVGNGEVDGGVTWADGLGAWEDGFNSGALRKAVDAGLVDMNDLVQIWQSKPIPEGPFVVRKALPADVKVKMTGLLASLKSMDEDCAYGVLQGDAKGFMPITHDAYEVIIEARKLKSN from the coding sequence ATGAAGAAGTTTGTTGCCGTTCTGGCGGCCACCACCGCCCTTGCCACCCCGGCGCTGGCGCAGGAGATCACCGAATTCCGCATCGGCATCCTCGGCGGCGAAAACGCCCAGGACCGTCTGAACTCCAACGAATGCCTGCGCGAAAAGGCCGAGGATCTGCTGGGTGTCGAAACCAAGCTGTTCGCCCCCGCCGACTATAACGGCGTCATTCAGGGCCTCTTGGGCGGCACCATCGACATGGCCTGGCTGGGCGCCTCGGGCTATGCCAAGACCTATCTGAGCGACCCCGAAGCGGTCGAGCCGATCCTGGTCAAGGTCAACAACGATGGCGGCTATGGCTATTACTCGATCGGCTTCGCCCGCAAGGACAGCGGTATCACCTCGCTGGCCGACATGAAGGGTAAGGTGTTCGGTTTTGGCGATCCGAACTCGACCAGCGGCTTCCTGATCCCCTCGATCGAGATCCCGCAGGAAACCGGCGCCACCATGACCTCGGGCGATTATTTCGGCGAGGTCAAGTTCACCGGTGGCCACGAGCAGACCATCGTTGCGGTCGGCAATGGCGAAGTTGACGGCGGCGTGACCTGGGCCGACGGTCTGGGCGCATGGGAAGACGGGTTCAACTCGGGCGCGCTGCGCAAGGCGGTCGATGCCGGTCTGGTCGACATGAACGATCTGGTGCAGATCTGGCAGTCGAAACCCATCCCCGAAGGCCCGTTTGTCGTCCGCAAGGCGCTGCCCGCCGATGTAAAGGTCAAGATGACCGGCCTGCTGGCCTCGCTCAAGTCGATGGACGAGGACTGCGCCTATGGCGTGCTGCAGGGCGATGCCAAGGGCTTCATGCCGATCACCCATGACGCCTATGAGGTGATCATCGAGGCGCGCAAGCTGAAGTCGAACTGA
- the phnE gene encoding phosphonate ABC transporter, permease protein PhnE, translated as MTDLTAGQGELARIREDYTALTQRKRVYGGILLILFVSLMAAGFHTADDRNAGGFVDGWRRIFDYPAEVLSEALEKSAQLPGHLVHFLPALVETLNIAAAATLIGTLGGTALALLSTRGLAYWPRLIPLFRRIADICRAVPEIVIALVLIFVLGGGPVPAMIAIAIHTAGALGKLFSEVAENVSLKPVEGLESTGANWAQRMYLGVIPQVGPNFVSYALLRFEINIRASAILGFVGAGGIGYELRNAMSWGQGRYDEAAAIFLLLFVTIVAVDQISDRLRARLTHGARAGATA; from the coding sequence ATGACAGACCTGACCGCCGGGCAAGGCGAGCTTGCCCGCATCCGCGAGGACTATACCGCGCTCACGCAGCGCAAACGGGTCTATGGCGGTATCCTCCTGATCCTCTTCGTCTCTTTAATGGCGGCGGGGTTTCACACCGCCGACGACCGCAACGCGGGCGGGTTCGTCGATGGCTGGCGGCGCATCTTCGACTATCCGGCCGAGGTGCTGTCTGAGGCGCTGGAGAAATCGGCGCAGCTGCCCGGCCATCTGGTGCATTTCCTGCCCGCGCTGGTCGAGACGCTGAACATCGCCGCCGCCGCCACCCTGATCGGCACGCTTGGCGGCACCGCTCTGGCGCTCCTCTCGACGCGCGGTCTGGCCTATTGGCCGCGCCTCATCCCACTTTTCCGCCGCATCGCCGATATCTGCCGCGCGGTGCCCGAGATCGTCATCGCGCTGGTGCTGATCTTTGTGCTGGGCGGCGGCCCGGTGCCCGCGATGATCGCCATCGCCATCCACACCGCCGGGGCGCTGGGCAAGCTCTTCTCCGAGGTTGCCGAGAATGTCTCGCTGAAACCGGTCGAGGGGCTGGAATCGACCGGCGCCAACTGGGCGCAGCGGATGTATCTGGGCGTGATCCCGCAAGTGGGCCCCAACTTCGTCAGCTACGCGCTGTTGCGCTTCGAGATCAACATCCGCGCCTCGGCCATCCTGGGTTTTGTGGGCGCGGGCGGCATCGGCTATGAGCTGCGCAACGCGATGTCCTGGGGGCAGGGGCGTTACGACGAGGCGGCGGCGATCTTCCTTCTTCTCTTTGTCACCATCGTCGCGGTGGATCAGATCTCGGACCGCCTGCGCGCCCGGCTGACCCATGGCGCCCGGGCAGGAGCCACGGCATGA
- the phnE gene encoding phosphonate ABC transporter, permease protein PhnE — protein sequence MSTATTDLELNHLKERADGLFARKRLLALGLPALVLAYLAYIFFAFDMPGLAARANWDNGRTLVADSYSYKTHVTRDNRTGDVSVAVEGERKGSYPEGTGPGWVALGETTVIDLKDGHVVRFGPETVEYDIPGYGTLRATPTRGQGVVTELPPGALPDWINMSKNRITVTTEAGRLTVTRNRSEVFRYFTGWELFWFTLDSPYHGLSPAELARRATQGEAGAIWHDFWNNNMWRHGDVAWAIGETILMAFLGTFGAAIIALPLAFLAARNFNPLAPFRFAVRRVFDFVRGVDALIWTVVLARAFGPGPLTGALAILVTDSGTFGKIFSEALENVDDKQIEGVQSTGANAAQRYRFGVIPQITPVLLSQVLYFLESNTRSATIIGAITGGGIGLLLTQAIITQKDWEEVAYYILLIVLMVMLMDWLSGWLRARLIRGGSDKPRKTRTAPQPDPFLLP from the coding sequence ATGAGCACCGCCACCACCGATCTGGAATTGAACCATCTGAAAGAGCGGGCCGATGGCCTGTTCGCCCGCAAGCGGCTGCTGGCCCTTGGCCTGCCGGCGCTGGTGCTGGCCTATCTGGCCTATATCTTCTTTGCTTTCGACATGCCGGGGCTGGCCGCGCGGGCCAATTGGGACAACGGCCGCACGCTGGTTGCCGACAGCTACAGCTACAAGACCCATGTCACCCGCGACAACCGCACGGGCGACGTGTCGGTCGCGGTCGAGGGCGAGCGCAAGGGGAGCTATCCCGAAGGCACCGGACCCGGCTGGGTCGCCTTGGGCGAGACCACGGTGATCGACCTTAAGGACGGCCATGTCGTCCGCTTCGGCCCCGAAACCGTGGAATACGACATTCCCGGTTACGGCACCCTGCGCGCCACCCCGACTCGGGGTCAGGGCGTGGTGACCGAACTGCCGCCGGGCGCGTTGCCCGACTGGATCAACATGTCGAAGAACCGCATCACCGTCACCACCGAGGCCGGGCGCCTGACGGTGACCCGCAACCGCTCGGAAGTGTTCCGCTATTTCACCGGGTGGGAGCTGTTCTGGTTCACCCTCGACAGCCCTTATCACGGCCTGTCCCCCGCCGAACTGGCCCGCCGCGCGACACAGGGCGAGGCCGGGGCGATCTGGCACGATTTCTGGAACAACAACATGTGGCGGCATGGCGATGTGGCCTGGGCCATTGGCGAGACCATCCTGATGGCCTTTCTCGGCACCTTCGGCGCGGCCATCATCGCCCTGCCGCTGGCCTTTCTCGCCGCGCGCAACTTCAATCCGCTGGCGCCGTTCCGCTTTGCGGTGCGCCGCGTCTTTGACTTTGTGCGCGGGGTCGATGCGCTGATCTGGACCGTGGTGCTGGCCCGCGCCTTCGGCCCCGGCCCGCTGACCGGCGCGCTGGCGATCCTGGTCACCGATAGTGGCACCTTCGGCAAGATCTTCTCCGAAGCGCTGGAAAACGTCGATGACAAGCAGATCGAGGGTGTGCAATCCACCGGTGCCAATGCCGCGCAACGCTACCGCTTTGGCGTGATCCCGCAGATCACCCCGGTGCTGCTCAGCCAGGTGCTCTATTTCCTCGAATCCAATACCCGCAGCGCCACCATCATCGGCGCCATCACCGGCGGCGGCATCGGCCTGCTTCTGACCCAGGCGATCATCACCCAGAAGGATTGGGAAGAGGTCGCCTATTACATCCTGCTGATCGTGCTGATGGTGATGCTGATGGACTGGCTTTCGGGTTGGCTGCGCGCCCGCCTGATCCGCGGCGGGTCGGACAAGCCGCGCAAAACGCGCACCGCCCCCCAGCCCGATCCGTTTCTGTTACCTTGA
- a CDS encoding chloramphenicol acetyltransferase, which yields MARLSADTPFVHPGCQITDSSFGAFVEIGANSRVANSTWGDYSYCDRTCDIANARIGKFANIASFTRIGATDHPMEKASLHHFHYRSADYWDDAEHDADWFAHRAGRTATIGHDTWIGHAAIIKPEVTIGHGAVIASGSIVTKDVAPYTIVGGNTAGLIRRRYPEDVAERMMALAWWDWDHARLRAALPDFRSLRAEEFLEKYL from the coding sequence ATGGCCCGTCTAAGCGCCGACACCCCCTTTGTTCATCCCGGTTGCCAGATCACCGACAGCAGCTTTGGCGCCTTTGTCGAGATCGGCGCCAATAGCCGCGTCGCCAACAGCACATGGGGCGATTACAGCTATTGCGACCGCACCTGCGACATCGCCAATGCCCGAATCGGCAAGTTCGCCAATATCGCCAGCTTCACCCGCATCGGCGCCACCGATCACCCGATGGAAAAGGCTTCGCTGCATCATTTCCACTATCGCTCGGCCGATTACTGGGACGATGCCGAACACGATGCCGACTGGTTCGCGCACCGCGCCGGTCGCACCGCCACCATCGGCCATGATACCTGGATCGGTCACGCCGCCATCATCAAGCCCGAGGTCACCATCGGCCATGGCGCGGTGATCGCCTCGGGCAGTATCGTGACCAAGGATGTGGCGCCCTATACCATCGTCGGCGGCAATACCGCGGGCCTCATTCGCCGCCGCTACCCCGAGGATGTGGCCGAACGGATGATGGCGCTGGCCTGGTGGGACTGGGACCATGCCCGCCTGCGCGCCGCGCTGCCCGATTTCCGCAGTCTGCGGGCCGAGGAATTCCTGGAGAAATACCTCTGA
- a CDS encoding 2-dehydro-3-deoxygalactonokinase, with protein MGRDWIALDWGMTARRIWVMRGRDPLDEIVETGPRAPDRAAILSLVAGRHAGQGVPVVACGPLGPVRETVPCAPLSGGLWQIDLGDPRVLLHAVPGLAQTEPADMMQGDETRIAGFLALNPDWDGVICLTGETSRWAHVSAGEVVSFRSFLSGAMLAALAGGTVLGRWLAAPDLDKTAFEAAVADGLSRPEQMLARLWSAHAAATLQGLPAGIARARILGGLIGAELAATRPFWLGQQLAVMGEGEMPRLYVDALGAQGAPATQADAARMTRAGLVAAWGAMTA; from the coding sequence ATGGGCCGGGACTGGATCGCACTGGATTGGGGGATGACCGCACGGCGCATTTGGGTGATGCGTGGGCGCGATCCGCTGGACGAGATTGTCGAAACCGGCCCGCGCGCGCCCGACCGGGCGGCGATCCTGTCGCTGGTGGCGGGGCGTCATGCCGGGCAGGGGGTGCCGGTCGTGGCCTGTGGCCCGCTTGGCCCGGTGCGCGAAACGGTGCCCTGCGCGCCGCTTTCGGGCGGGCTCTGGCAGATCGATCTTGGCGATCCGCGCGTTCTGCTGCATGCGGTGCCGGGCCTGGCCCAGACCGAACCGGCCGACATGATGCAGGGCGACGAGACGCGGATCGCGGGGTTTCTGGCGCTCAACCCGGATTGGGACGGGGTGATCTGCCTGACCGGCGAGACCAGCCGCTGGGCGCATGTGAGCGCCGGTGAGGTTGTCAGTTTCCGCAGTTTCCTGTCGGGCGCCATGCTGGCGGCCTTGGCCGGGGGAACGGTCCTGGGGCGCTGGCTGGCTGCGCCGGATCTGGACAAGACCGCGTTTGAGGCGGCCGTTGCCGATGGCCTGTCGCGCCCCGAACAGATGTTGGCCCGGCTCTGGAGCGCCCATGCCGCCGCCACCCTGCAGGGGCTGCCCGCAGGCATCGCCCGCGCCCGCATTCTGGGCGGGCTGATCGGCGCGGAACTGGCCGCGACCCGCCCGTTCTGGCTGGGCCAGCAGCTGGCGGTGATGGGAGAGGGCGAGATGCCCCGCCTCTATGTCGATGCGCTGGGTGCACAGGGGGCACCCGCCACCCAGGCCGATGCGGCGCGGATGACGCGCGCGGGGCTGGTCGCGGCCTGGGGCGCAATGACCGCTTGA
- a CDS encoding acyl-CoA thioesterase, with the protein MSFSTEIEVRFKHCDPAGIVFFPRYFEMINDVVEDWFANDLGCPFHELVKENGAPTAQIQARFTAPSLHGDVLSFRLTPTRIGNSSLDYDLTAHCGDELRLRATATLVHVARLGRSQPWPQAIRERVAAQIDSA; encoded by the coding sequence ATGAGCTTCAGCACCGAAATCGAAGTCCGGTTCAAGCATTGCGACCCGGCGGGCATCGTGTTCTTTCCACGCTACTTCGAGATGATCAACGACGTGGTCGAAGACTGGTTCGCCAACGACCTTGGTTGCCCCTTCCACGAACTGGTCAAGGAAAATGGCGCGCCGACGGCGCAGATACAGGCGCGTTTCACCGCGCCCTCGCTGCATGGCGATGTGCTGAGCTTTCGGCTGACACCCACCCGGATCGGCAATTCGAGCCTCGATTATGATCTGACAGCCCATTGCGGCGATGAATTGCGCCTAAGGGCGACGGCGACGCTGGTGCATGTGGCCCGGCTGGGCCGGTCACAGCCCTGGCCCCAGGCCATCCGCGAGCGTGTCGCGGCTCAGATCGACAGCGCCTGA
- the gph gene encoding phosphoglycolate phosphatase (PGP is an essential enzyme in the glycolate salvage pathway in higher organisms (photorespiration in plants). Phosphoglycolate results from the oxidase activity of RubisCO in the Calvin cycle when concentrations of carbon dioxide are low relative to oxygen. This enzyme is a member of the Haloacid Dehalogenase (HAD) superfamily of aspartate-nucleophile hydrolase enzymes (PF00702).) has product MPLALVFDLDGTLVDSAPDITAAVNRMLAGEGQAALDLATVTSFVGNGLPHLVARVIDHLGLDMARHDALTATTLAEYNRAASALTRPYPGVIEALDLLKSQGAVMGICTNKPEEPARHVLADLGLAGFFDVVIGGDSLPTRKPDPQMLQASFAALPDLPRLFVGDSEVDAETAQNAGIPFLLFTQGYRKRPVAELPHRAAFADYAALPGLAAQALSI; this is encoded by the coding sequence ATGCCCCTTGCCCTAGTCTTCGATCTTGACGGCACGCTGGTGGACAGCGCGCCCGACATCACCGCCGCCGTGAACCGAATGCTTGCGGGTGAGGGTCAGGCCGCGCTCGATCTGGCCACCGTCACCTCTTTTGTCGGCAATGGGCTGCCGCATCTGGTCGCCCGGGTCATCGACCATCTGGGGCTGGACATGGCGCGCCATGACGCGCTGACCGCCACGACGCTGGCCGAGTACAACCGGGCCGCCTCTGCGCTGACGCGCCCCTATCCCGGCGTGATCGAGGCGCTCGACCTGTTGAAATCGCAAGGCGCCGTTATGGGCATCTGCACCAACAAGCCCGAAGAGCCCGCGCGCCATGTTCTGGCCGATCTCGGGCTTGCCGGTTTCTTTGACGTGGTGATCGGCGGTGACAGCCTGCCCACACGCAAGCCCGACCCCCAGATGCTGCAGGCCAGTTTTGCCGCCCTGCCCGATCTGCCGCGCCTCTTTGTTGGGGACAGCGAGGTCGACGCCGAGACCGCACAGAACGCCGGCATCCCGTTTCTGCTGTTCACCCAAGGCTATCGCAAGCGCCCGGTGGCCGAGCTGCCGCATCGGGCGGCCTTTGCCGATTACGCGGCCCTGCCCGGGTTGGCTGCTCAGGCGCTGTCGATCTGA